A region from the Metopolophium dirhodum isolate CAU chromosome 9, ASM1992520v1, whole genome shotgun sequence genome encodes:
- the LOC132952930 gene encoding lateral signaling target protein 2 homolog, with amino-acid sequence MESIRKWFYKPKKGDRSLLAQFFYADDELNAVAAELDSFDGKKDPQRCTALVNHLRQCQDKVLTICIKIMDELIPGERASRDFRVKFPDDVIQDNLAGQLWFGAECLSAGSSIMNREAESGAMRPLARALTKSLERVRGLLRDASLCGDQTPPCLRNLISSLCTFDHLLAEFELRYVSAMVPVKTAHEYELQQLVVVLFSETLQRALVKGLLTQEMVDDYDPALMFTIPRLAIVSGLLFYPYMSPLSLDQNATDMSDMFRPFRSLLMKIRELLLTLSDKELSTLERMLCSSDEVKFDENLSVKNQQSSCQETSDEDSECLSSSTAELVMDNSVTTTTATPVTTIEHCGTKGFPPTPPSSPQDLINNNSNSNQCNPSTKRGSFGSTIISTKNDSDQQPNNELKSPAVNRQQLQQYDCGGLESSSGSMPDADLTESLATATEALTEILVKSTNLEREIIRNNSSGAAVVVVVVQDDNGNENVLSPQLHPTKQHHAPPNVSSSSTQTELPSSSYRVCCCNNWNRWKSATVDNKRDRSSSVRCLSPSSGGGGSGRRCCHHHHRRKKTNAIAASSNQSGSGSSSSSSSEIKSREKVPVVTAVSTKYSKSWRELRKATSTDGKRSAEVVICRLQTTRCCNTARCGSVKPMIKKHEMCSSCSSCTTSSADESDESVTDSTSTDSSCNYSLRRQKARAKFRSDEDLLHRLFVCISGVADQLQTNFAGDLRNILKAVFLMSNSNCGNDSQQNLEVIPVINNPPPVIDIENGEEALVWRGETMMNDMLSTSTETPPPWIPDNEAPVCMSCKAMFTVVRRRHHCRNCGKVFCSRCSSNSVPLPRFGHLKPVRVCNRCFIYQVTPFTLEHSIGPVPIVLQS; translated from the exons AAGGGAGACCGTTCGCTGTTGGCGCAGTTCTTTTACGCCGACGACGAATTGAATGCCGTCGCGGCGGAACTGGACAGTTTCGACGGCAAAAAAGACCCTCAGCGGTGCACCGCCCTCGTGAACCATTTGCGACAATGTCAGGACAAA gTCTTGACGATTTGTATTAAAATCATGGACGAGCTGATACCTGGCGAACGGGCCAGCCGTGATTTTCGTGTAAAATTTCCAGACGACGTAATTCAGGATAATTTGGCGGGGCAGCTGTGGTTTGGCGCTGAG TGTCTATCGGCTGGGTCGAGCATAATGAACCGGGAAGCCGAGAGCGGAGCTATGAGGCCTTTGGCCCGGGCGCTGACCAAGTCGTTGGAAAGAGTCCGAGGCCTCCTGAGGGACGCAAGCCTTTGCGGCGACCAAACTCCGCCCTGCCTGCGTAACCTAATATCGTCGTTGTGTACGTTCGATCATCTGTTGGCTGAGTTTGAGTTGCGTTACGTGTCCGCAATGGTGCCAGTCAAGACCGCACACGAATACGAACTCCAGCAACTCGTAGTTGTCTTGTTTTCCGAGACCTTACAAAG AGCGCTCGTCAAAGGTCTCCTGACCCAAGAAATGGTTGACGACTATGATCCTGCCCTCATGTTCACTATTCCTCGTTTGGCCATAGTGTCTGGTCTGTTATTTTACCCCTACATGTCACCTCTGTCCCTCGACCAAAACGCCACCGACATGTCCGATATGTTCCGTCCATTTCGT TCGTTATTAATGAAAATCAGAGAGCTCCTACTCACCCTGTCCGACAAGGAGCTGTCAACGCTGGAGAGGATGCTGTGTTCGTCCGATGAGGTTAAGTTCGACGAGAATTTGTCAGTGAAGAACCAACAGTCAtc GTGTCAAGAAACCAGTGACGAGGATTCTGAGTGCCTTTCATCCAGCACTGCAGAATTGGTAATGGACAACAGCGTTACTACTACCACTGCCACCCCTGTAACAACCATAGAACACTGTGGTACGAAAGGATTTCCGCCGACGCCACCGTCATCACCGCAAGACCTAatcaacaacaacagcaacagcaaccaATGCAACCCGTCGACTAAACGTGGGTCGTTCGGATCGACAATCATATCAACGAAAAATGACAGCGATCAACAGCCTAACAACGAATTGAAAAGTCCAGCGGTCAACCGGCAGCAACTGCAACAATATGATTGTGGTGGTCTAGAGTCGTCATCTGGTTCGATGCCAGATGCAGATCTCACTGAGTCGCTGGCCACAGCTACGGAAGCTCTGACAGAAATCTTGGTGAAGTCGACAAACTTAGAACGTGAGATCATCAGGAACAACAGTAGTGGCGCAGCTGTGGTTGTAGTGGTGGTCCAAGACGATAACGGAAACGAAAACGTGCTGTCGCCGCAGCTTCATCCTACAAAACAGCACCATGCACCCCCAAACGTGTCGAGTAGTTCAACTCAAACAGAATTGCCATCGAGTTCGTATCGGGTGTGTTGTTGCAACAATTGGAACCGATGGAAGTCGGCTACAGTAGATAATAAGAGAGACAGGTCGTCCTCTGTTCGATGTCTATCGCCGTCTAGTGGTGGAGGTGGTAGTGGTCGTCGTTGTTGTCATCACCATCACAGGAGGAAAAAGACAAATGCCATCGCCGCCTCTTCCAACCAGAGTGGTAgcggcagcagcagcagtagtAGTAGTGAGATAAAATCCCGGGAAAAGGTCCCTGTTGTGACTGCTGTTTCGACCAAGTACTCAAAGAGCTGGCGGGAATTGCGCAAGGCAACCAGCACTGATGGCAAACGGTCGGCTGAAGTGGTGATTTGCCGCCTCCAAACCACAAGATGTTGCAATACCGCCAGATGTGGCAGCGTTAAACCCAT GATCAAGAAACATGAAATGTGTTCAAGCTGTTCTAGTTGTACGACTTCATCGGCAGATGAGAGCGACGAGAGTGTGACTGACAGCACATCAACAGACAGTTCCTGTAATTATTCGTTACGTCGACAAAAAGCTCGTGCTAAGTTCAG atcTGATGAAGACTTATTACATCGGCTGTTTGTATGCATATCCGGAGTAGCTGACCAACTGCAGACAAACTTTGCTGGAGACTTACGTAATATACTTAAAGCAGTGTTTCTCATGTCTAATTCCAATTGCGGCAACGATAGTCAACAGAACTTgg AAGTAATTCCTGTGATAAACAACCCACCTCCAGTGATCGACATTGAAAATGGGGAAGAGGCGCTTGTTTGGAGAGGTGAAACCATGATGAATGATATGTTATCCACGTCAACAGAGACGCCACCACCGTGGATACCTGACAATGAGGCTCCTGTATGTATGTCATGCAAAGCCATGTTCACTGTAGTTCGAAGACGTCATCATTGTCGAAATTGTGGAAAA GTATTCTGTTCTCGGTGCAGTTCAAACTCTGTCCCTTTACCCAGATTTGGGCATTTGAAGCCAGTGCGTGTGTGCAATCGTTGTTTTATCTATCAGGTTACACCGTTCACATTGGAGCATTCAATTGGACCAGTTCCGATTGTCTTGCAgtcttaa